Genomic segment of Ewingella sp. CoE-038-23:
CCCAGTTGCAAAAGGCCCCCGGCCACCACCGCCCATGCCAGCGCTAAAATCGGTGGGTGGAAGTAAGGCGCGGCAAACAGCGCGAAGCCAATCATGCTGACGTTAAGGAAGGTGGGTGCAAATGCCGGAATGGAAAAGCGGTTCCAGGTATTGAGTATCGCCCCCACCAGCGACGCCAGCGAGATAAGCAAAATATAGGGGAAAGTGATACGCAGCAGCGCGCTGGTTAAGGCAAATTTGTCTGGAGAATCAACAAAGCCCGGCGCGGTGACGTAGATAACCCAAGGCGCGGCAATCATCCCAAGCACGGTGACCACGGCCAACACCAGCGTCAGCAGGCCAGAAACGTAAGCAATAAAGGTACGAGTGGCTTCTTCGCCCTGCTGCGTTTTGTACTCGGCGAGGATCGGCACAAAAGCCTGCGAAAACGCGCCTTCGGCAAAGATACGGCGTAACAAGTTAGGCAGTTTGAAAGCCACAAAGAAGGCGTCCGTCACCATTCCTGCCCCAAACACCCGCGCGACAATGGCGTCGCGAGCAAAACCTAATACACGGGAAAACATCGTCATTGAACTGACGGCGGCCAAAGATTTCAGTAGATTCATATCAATTTTCTTATTTGCCAGCGGCTAAACAGCCACGCCTGCGGCAGCAGGCGTGGGAGGTAAGAACTGGCAGAGCTCTAACGTGCGCCATAGTCTACGCATCCGAAACGCAATAGCTACTGGCAGTTGTTATATAATATTACCTGTCAGTCATCAGATGGTGACAACGTCACTTTCTAACATCTTCTCAATCAACCTTTGGGCGTAAATCCCCTGCTCGCCGCTGGTATCCGGCGCGGTGTGATTGCTGATACTTTCAATGAAATGGTGAATCGCCCCTTCGAATCCGCGCTGGGCCAGCGTGGTCTGCCAACCGGCAACCGGCAGTTGAGTCAGCAGGTCGTGCTTCTCTTCCTGCCACTGTTTCATATCCGCCAGCTGATAGACCGCGCCATCCGTCACCGCCTGCACGGTTTCACGCGAACTGCCCGCACGGCGGTGCATCGAGGTAGTGATGATGCTGCCGTTACAGTTGAAATGGTGCTCGACGTAAATCATCTGCTGTTCGGCGTTTGCTGTGATCTGGCCGCTGAGCAACTTGGCGTCGCCACCCGCAAGCCACAGCGCGGTGTCCACCACGTGCAGGTAATCATCCAGCAGTGTGAAGCGCAGGTTGTGCCCTACGCTGTCAGAACGGTGTTTATCCATGCGCAGCGAAGCCGCCGGCTGTTGCTGTAACTGCTGATGCAGCTGGCGGTAGCGCGGCGCAAAGCGGCGGTTAAACCCTACCATCAGGCTTTTGCCGCTTTTCTCAGCCAGTTCAATCAGCTGCTCGGCTTGATCTAGCTCGGCCGCCAGCGGCTTATCCACGTAGACATGCACCCCGGCCTTGAGCAGTTGGCTGACCACCTCGAAGTGGCTCGCCGTGCTGCTGTGAACAAACACTGCGTCACTCTGCGCGGCCAGCTCATCCAGCCGCGAAAAACAGTTCATGCGATAGCTGTCGCAAACGGCCTGCGCTTTCTGCTGATTCGGCGAGAAGCCGCCCGCTAGCGTCCATTTTTCTGCATGGCTGAGGATCGGCAGATACGCTTTCTGCGCTATGCCACCTAACCCCACCACGCCAATACGTAATTTTGTCACGCGCGACTCCTAGTCTGCCAAGCGTTCGAGTAAATGCTCAAGGCGCTGTTTTAACTCCGCCACTTCGCTTTCCAGCGCGGCAACGCGTTCTTCCAATGCGGCACTGTCTGCAACCGAGGCACTCAAAGGCTCATCTTCACTAGCCAATGCCACGTGGCTCACTTCGCCGCTGAACAGGTGCATGTAGCGGCTTTCGCGTTTGCCCGGCTCACGCGCCAGACGCACGCAGAACGGGCCATCTTCGCGCTGGCTGAGTGCAGTCAGGGTTTGCTCAACGTCGCTAACATCGGCGAAATCATGCAGGCGGTTGGTGCGAGTGCGCAGCTCGCCCGGCGTCTGTGCGCCGCGCAGCAGCAGAGTGGTAACCACGGCCACTTCCTGCGGCGAGAACTTCAAATTGCCGAACTCGGAGTTACAGAAGCGGTGCTCGTACTTCATGGTGCGGCTGCCGCTAAGGGTGCGAATGATATGCTTACGCAGCAGTAAATCCAGCGTTTGCTGCACCTCGCTTTCGCTCAGTTCCATCACTGGCTCGCGGTTAGTTTTCTGATTACAGGCGGTGGTCAGGCCGTTGAGCGACATCGGATATTGTTCTGGCGTGGTCAGCTGTTTTTCCAGCAAACAGCCCACCACGCGGGCCTCTTTGGCGCTTAATTCATGTTTCATGCTGCTTCCTTAACGTGACGCGGTCCAATCCTGATAGGTCAAAGCGGTGAGGATGTGATCCTGCCACTTGCCGTCGATCAAGAGATAATCTTTCGCATAACCTTCGCGCTCAAAGCCGAGGCGATGCAGCAACGCGCCGCTGCGCTGGTTGTGCGGCATGTAATTAGCCATGATGCGATGCATCTTTTGCTGGCGCTGCATGTAGCGAATTAGCGATTGCAGTGCTTCAAACATCAACCCTTGGCCCTGCCATTTTTCACCCAGCGAGTAGCCGAGAAAACAGGCGTGGAAGGAGCCGCGCAGCACGTTGCTAAAGTTCGCCACGCCCTGCACGTGGTTCTCGTCCGGGTCGAGCAGGATGAAGTAATAGGCATTGCCCTGCTTTTGCATCTCAGTTATCAGCCCAAGACGCGCCTGCCAGCCGGAAGGATAACAGTGGCTTTCATCGCGCACCGGCTCCCAGGGTTTAAGGAAAGCGCGGTTTTCAACATAGTAATCAGCCATACGGTGCGCGTCGCGTTCGTGCACTAAACGCAATACCATTCGGTCAGTGGTAAGCCGCACTCTTGGTGTGGCAGATTTATAGCCAAACATCCCTTCCCTCCACAGTCCGCATGGGTCGATAAGAAGTATTGATAGGAAACCATAAGCCGGATGAACAATCCGCCGATTAAACGTCAATTCTGCCAGTCTGAGCGCGGCTTGACGATAAAAAAATATTATCTATAGCACCCTATCCAATTGCCCGTTTGAGGTTCAGAATTGAACGGTCTTCTTTCCCCCTCGCAGCACCTGTCGGATCGGGTGCCCACAACCTTTCAGGTGAAGCATGTCATTGGTCTCGCAAGCTCGGAGCTTGGGTAAATACTTCCTATTATTAGATAATGCGCTGGTTATTTTAGGCTTCTTTTTAGTATTCCCCTTGATTTCGATTCGCTTTGTAGACCAGCTAGGCTGGGCCGCGATGGCCGTCGGGTTAGCACTGGGCGTGCGCCAACTGACCCAACAGGGTCTGGGCATCTTTGGCGGCGCGATTGCCGACCGCTTTGGTGCCAAACCGATGATTGTCACCGGCATGCTGCTGCGCGCCTCCGGCTTCGCCACCATGGCGATGGCCGACGCGCCGTGGATCTTGGTCTGCTCCTGCATCTTATCCGGCCTCGGCGGCACCTTGTTTGACCCACCGCGCACCGCGCTGGTAATTAAACTCACCCGTCCTCATGAGCGTAGTCGCTTTTACTCTTTATTGATGATGCAAGACAGCGCGGGTGCCGTTATTGGGGCCTTGATCGGCAGTTGGTTGTTGCAGTATGACTTCCACTACGTCTGCTGGGCCGGGGCCGCGGTGTTTGTGCTGGCGGCCCTATGTAACGCTTGGCTGCTGCCCGCCTACCGAATCTCCACCATGCGCACCCCGATGCGTGAAGGCATGATGCGCGTGCTGCGCGACCGCCGCTTTGTGGCCTACGTGCTGACCCTGACCGGCTATTACATGCTGACGGTGCAGGTGATGTTGATGCTGCCGATTGCCGTGAATGACATTGCGGGCAGCCCGTCGGCGGTGAAATGGATGTACGCCATTGAGGCCGTGCTGTCGCTGACCCTGCTGTACCCGATTGCTCGCTGGAGCGAAAAGCGTTTTCGCCTCGAGCAGCGCTTGATGTTCGGCCTGCTGATCATGACCTTCAGCCTGCTGCCCGTGGGCATGGTGACCTCTATCAACCCGCTGCTGATGCTGATTGGCTTTTTCTATATCGGCTCAATCATTGCCGAACCGGCGCGTGAAACGCTGGGCGCCTCGCTGGCCGACGCCCGCGCACGCGGCAGTTACATGGGTTTCAGCCGTTTAGGTTTGGCTCTCGGCGGCGTGATTGGCTATACCGGCGGCGGCTGGATGTACGACACCGGGCGCGCGCTGGAACTGCCTCAGCTGCCGTGGTTCTTACTGGCGATTGTCGGCTTGATCACCCTCACCGGCCTCTACTGGCAGTTCAATCTGCGACGCATTGAACCTGCGATGCTTAGCGGTAACTGATTGTGATTAAACGCCGCTCTCGGCCGAGAGCGGTTTGATCTCCCCCTAATCTTTACCCATACTCCTAAATGGCGTCACACACGGCTGGCCTTTTTGCAGTCCCTTGTAGGCCCGCCACGGATTAAAGGAGTACCGCACTATGAAACTCTACATCTACGAACATTGTCCCTACTGTGTTAAAGCTCGAATGATCTTCGGCCTTAAAAACATACCCATTGAAATCAAAGCGTTAGCTAATGATGACGAAAAGACCCCGATTTCAATGGTGGGTAAAAAAGTTGTCCCTATCCTGCAAAAAAAGGATGGCAGCTTTATGCCAGAAAGCATGGATATCGTGCACTTCATCGATAAGAGCGACGGCAAGCCGCTGCTGACCGGCGCGACCAATCCGAAAATTGCCGCCTGGCTGCGTCAGGTGTCTGAATACACCTCTAGGCTGCTGCTGCCGCGCTTTGTGCAGGCCCCGCTGGAAGAGTTTGCCACCCCGGAAGCTAAGAAGTATTTCACCGAGAAAAAGCAGGCGTCGATAGGCGACTTCAAAGAGCACCTTCAGCACTCTGAGGGGCTGGTGAAGAAAATCAGCCACGACCTGCGTGCGCTGGATGAGCTGATTCAGGAGCCTAACGCGGTGAATGGCGAACTCTCAGAAGATGACTTCAGCCTGTGGCCGCTGCTGCGTTCGCTGTCGATTGTCAAAGGCGTGGTGCTGCCTTCTCGCGTGCAGGCCTATCGCGACAATATGGCGAAACAGACTCAGGTCAATCTGTTGACCAGTCTGGCGATTTAATCGCCTTAGCAGCCGGAGCCTCTTCCGGCTGCTCTTCCCCTGCCTCTTCTACTGCACGATTTGGACTTTTAATCTGTGCGCCAAGCACTTAGGCTAATCAGCGTTGTCTTATAGGCATTGTCATGGAATTAGAACATGCTGCGATGGCTTTAGGCTGTTCACGCGGTATTACGCACAGAGGATAAGATGAGAAAGCTATTTTTAGGGGCAGCTGCCCTGCTGTTCGCCGGCCTGCTTGCCGGATGTAACCAGCTCACGCAGTACACGCTTAGTGAGCAGCAAGTGAATGAATATTTGCAGAAGCACAATGATTTCCAGAAACAGCTGGGCGTGCCGGGGCTGGTCGATGCAAAAATTACTCTGACCAACCTTAATAGCCAAATCGGCCGCGCCGAGCCGGGTAAAGTGACGCTGACGGGTAACGCCAGCGTGGACGTCACCTCGCTATTCGGCCCGCAAAAAGCCGACATGACGCTGACGCTAAAAGCCCAGCCGAGCTTTGATAAAGCCCAGGGCGCTATTTATCTGAAAGATATGGAAGTGGTGGATTACACCATCCAGCCAGAGAAGATGCAGTCGGTGATGAAAGGCCTGATGCCTTACCTTAACCAGTCGCTGAAATCCTACTTTGACCAGAAGCCGGCCTATGTGCTGAATGGCGATAAGAGCAAAGGTGAAGCGATGGCCAAGAAGCTGGCGAAAGGCATTGAAGTGAAACCGGGTGAGTTGGTCATTCCCTTCACTGATTAAACAGATTTAATGCCATAAAAAAGCCCGGCTGAGTGGCAACACCCGCCGGGCTTTTGCATTTCTAGCTTTTAGATTTCAACCTAAAATGGGCAGATCACTGCTCGTCGTCGTCTTCATTCTCAATGTCGGACGCCGCCAACTCTTCCAGCTCATCGCGCATGGCTTGCAGCGCTTCACGGCTGATTTCCGACAGCGTGCGGTAGAAGCCGCTGGTCGCGTGGGCTTCGACTTTGCCCAAGAACTTGCCGCACCATGGGAACAGATAGTCGTCAAACAGCGCGGTCTGCGCACCCACTTCGTCCTCGGCAGACTGGTCTTCCAGCCAAGACGCGGCCAGCAGCATAGAGCCGAAGCTGTCTGCCGGGTTCTCGCCCAAAGGCATGCCGCGCTGTTGTAGGAAAGCACGCACGTCCTGCTCGGTCGCGCCATCAACATAGTCGCTGCGATAAGGCGACACCGCGCGGTTTTCACCGACAAAAAGGTGGTCGTACTCGGCGGCCAGCGCCTGTGGATCCGCGCTTTCATGCAGACGGGCCAGCAAGGCATCCTGCTCCAGCGGCCAGTGCTCTTGCAGCTTGCCCTTTTGAATCAAATCAAACAGCGGAGCCAGCACCGGGTCTTGCGGCGAGCGGTTAAACAACGAGCCGAGTACGCGGCAAACAATCGAAAATTCATTCATAGCGGCAACCTGTTAAGCCAAAGGAAAAAATGAAAGCGAGCAAAGGGCGTGACAATGTCACAGATCCTTTAATTCAGCAATGGGCTGACGACCGCGCGCTTCGAGAAAATCGAGGAAACGGCGCGGGCTGACATTAAGGATACGATCTTCTGGGAAATCCACCTCACGCAGAATTCGCTCACACTGTTCAAAGCCGCCCAGCGAGTAGGCAATGTGCGAGTCTGAACCCAGCGCCAGCCAGCCGCCCGCCTCTTTCACCGCCTGCGCGATGGCGCGACAGTTTGGCTCGCTGCCTGCCCGCGAGTGGGTAAAGGAGGAGTTATTCAGCTCCAGCGCCACATTGTATTTCGCGGCGGCGGCGGCAATCGCCGGGATGTCCACCGGATAGCGCGGATTGCCCGGATGGCTAATGATGTGCACTTCGCCACCCGCCATGGCGGCAATCATCGCCGCCGTGTGAGTCTCTTTGTCAGAAGGCGGCATCACCGGCTCGTGGAAACCGGCGATGATGACGTCAATGGCGGTCAGCATCGGGCCGGTGCAGTCGATGTCACCCTCAATATTTTTAATGTTGGATTCAATGCCGCGCAGAATGCCGACGCCGTTCACCAGTCGCGGCCACACATGCATATTCATAAAGTGCCAGTAGTGCGGCGCATCGGCCATGTCCGGGCCGTGGTCGGTGATCGCAAACAGCTTGATGCCCTTTTCTGTGGCTTCATCAATATAGTCATGCAGGGTGCTGTAAGCATGGGTGCTGGCAACGGTATGCATGTGTAAATCAACGGGATACGGCATGTAAACTCCTCACAATGAACCATCAGGGCGGCGATGTTCGCCATGATGGTGTAACAGGTAGCGGGCGGTTTGAGTCGGATGCGCGACGGCCATCAGTATCCGCGCTGCAAATCCACCAGCCCGGTCGGCGTTCGCCCTTCCTCAAGCGCCAATATATTGGCCACGATATTGTCCATCGCCTGTTCGGGTAAGGTGTTGGCGGCGATGTGAGGCGTGATGCTAACACGCGGATGTGACCAAAATGGGTGCATGCCCGGCAACGGCTCCTCGACAAACACGTCGAGGGTGGCGGCGGCAATTTGGCCGGCGTCGAGGGCGCGCAGCAGATCACCTTCTACCAGATGCATTCCGCGAGCAATATTAATCAAATATGCCTGCGGGCGTAACGTGGCAAACAGGTTTTTATTCAAGATGCCGACGGTCTGTGGCGTGTTCGGCAGCAGGTTGATCAACAGTTTGCAGCCGGTGGTGAATTCATCCAGCTGGTCATCCCCCGCGAAGCTCTGCACTCCGACGATGTTTTTCGGGCTGCGGCTCCAGCTGCGCACTTGGAAGTTCATCTCTACCAGCTTCTCGGCCACGCTTTGGCCCAACACCCCCGCGCCCAGAATACCGATAGTGAAGTTCTGATGCTCATGGGGAGCCAGCGGACGCCACTGCTTTTGCTGCTGGAACAGCTGGTATTCGTCCATTCGGCGGAAATAGCGCAGCACGGCGGCCAGCGTGTACTCCTGCATTTGCAGCGACATGCCGGTATCTTCCAAACGCAGCAGCGGCACGCCCGCAGGCAGTGTGCCCGGATTACGCTGCTCTTGCATCAGTATGGCATCCACACCGGCACCGAGGGCAAAAATGCCTTTTAGCTGGGTGCGCGGAGCCAGCATTTCATGAGGGGGTTGCCAGACCAGGGCGTAGTCTGCGGGTTGGTCGTCACCACGGTGCCAGGCGCGAACCTTAGCTTGTGGCAGTCTGTTACTTATTCCGTCAATCCATTGTTTCGAATCAAATGTAGGGTGGTAAAAAATTATATTCATCATGGTTGCCTCCTAAGCCCTGATAGATTTCCCCGAATATCATCAGGATGCAACCCATAGAGACAAAAAAGAACAGGCCCCGATATTCGGAGCCTGTTGGCATCAATTGATTTGATGAATAACTACTGCAAATTACGCCGGAACGCGTTGGATCAGGCGGCGTAGCAGTGGGATCAGCACGATGAGCACCACGCCGGTGGCGACAGAGCCCCAACCCAGCACGCTAAACACCGAGCTGTAACCCGGGTTGGTCAGCGCCGCCGTGCTGCCGGTGTTTTCAGGCATTAGCCCAGAGACGTAACTTGCCAGCACCGAGGCCACGCCGGTCACCATCATCCAGCAGCCCATCATCACGCCCTGATAGCGCGCCGGAGCCAGTTTGCCAATCATCGCGTAGCCGATTGGCGAGATAAGCAGCTCGCCGATACTTTGCAGAACGTAGCTAATCACAATCCATTTAAAGGCCACCAGGCCGTCACCGCCCGCCAGACTAATTCCCCACGGCAGAACCAGCATCCCCAGACCGATACAGAACAGAGAAGCGGAGAATTGCAGCGGAATGTCGAGGTTCCAGCCGCGCTGGCGCAGCTTTTTGAACCACAGCGCCATCAATGGGCCGCCGACCACAATCACCACGGTATTGATGTCTTGGATCCACTGAGGTGCGACTTGGAAACCATACACATTCAGGTTGATATTGTTCTCAGAGAACAGCATCAGGCCCATAGGCGCCAGTTGGTAAAGCGTCCAGAACACCAGCGAGCCGAGAGCCAGAATCAGGTAAGCCTTCATGCGGCGGCGTTCATCATGTTCGCGATGACGGAAAGTCAGCAAGGCCATGGCGGCAAAGATGATAATGCCCAGCACCACCACGAAGTAGCTGCTGAACTCGGCATGAGTCAGCAACACGCGGATAATCGGCACCAGCACCACCAGCACGGCCAAGCCAATCACCATGCGGCGCATAAACACGCTGCGGCTCGCTTCGCGCAGCGGCGTGCTGATGTCGGCCAGAATTCGCCAGTAATAAAGCGTGACGATAATCGCCAGCACGTTGCCCAAGGTGGCGAACAGGAACAGCGACTTATAGTTTTCAGTCAGCTGGTAGTAACCCGCCACGGCGAAACCAATGAAGAAGCCAAGGTTCATCCCGGCGTAGTTCCACAGGAAGGCGGATTCACGGCGGTCATCTTCTGGCGCAAAGCGCTGAGTCAGCATCATGTTCAGGCAGGTAACGTTCAGCCCGCTGCCGGTGAGGAACATGGCCAGCCCCCAATACAGCCCTTCTACCCCTTCCATGGCGATAAGGCCACAGCCGAAGACTTGCAGCACCATGCCCAGCACGAACAGGTTACGGTTACTCAGGTAGCGCCCGCCGAGGTAGCCGCCAAACATGTGCAGACCATAGTTAAATGCGCCGAACACGCCCATGATGGCGTTGGCATTGCCTTCGCTAAAGCCAAGGCGTTTTGTGGCGTACAGCACCAGCGTGGAATACAGCACGGCAAAGCCGAGTGTGGCAAAGGTCTGGATGAAGAATAAAGCCCCTGAGCCTGCCGGTATCTTCGACCGGTGCGGCTGCTGCGGCGACGCCGCGTGTTCGAACTGACTCAAATTTGACCCCGTCTTACAAAAAATGTACTGAATGTACTGATAGAAGTTAGATCTGCCAGAACCCTCATACAGCTGGTTTTTATATGGCAATAACCCGATAGGGCCGTTGTTATACTCCCGTCACCGCGTTTTTTCCCAACATAATTTTGTTATTTACTTGGTGTTAAAATCGTTTGCCTGATAATTGTTCTGCT
This window contains:
- a CDS encoding Gfo/Idh/MocA family protein; translation: MTKLRIGVVGLGGIAQKAYLPILSHAEKWTLAGGFSPNQQKAQAVCDSYRMNCFSRLDELAAQSDAVFVHSSTASHFEVVSQLLKAGVHVYVDKPLAAELDQAEQLIELAEKSGKSLMVGFNRRFAPRYRQLHQQLQQQPAASLRMDKHRSDSVGHNLRFTLLDDYLHVVDTALWLAGGDAKLLSGQITANAEQQMIYVEHHFNCNGSIITTSMHRRAGSSRETVQAVTDGAVYQLADMKQWQEEKHDLLTQLPVAGWQTTLAQRGFEGAIHHFIESISNHTAPDTSGEQGIYAQRLIEKMLESDVVTI
- a CDS encoding DUF480 domain-containing protein, with translation MKHELSAKEARVVGCLLEKQLTTPEQYPMSLNGLTTACNQKTNREPVMELSESEVQQTLDLLLRKHIIRTLSGSRTMKYEHRFCNSEFGNLKFSPQEVAVVTTLLLRGAQTPGELRTRTNRLHDFADVSDVEQTLTALSQREDGPFCVRLAREPGKRESRYMHLFSGEVSHVALASEDEPLSASVADSAALEERVAALESEVAELKQRLEHLLERLAD
- the rimJ gene encoding ribosomal protein S5-alanine N-acetyltransferase, whose product is MFGYKSATPRVRLTTDRMVLRLVHERDAHRMADYYVENRAFLKPWEPVRDESHCYPSGWQARLGLITEMQKQGNAYYFILLDPDENHVQGVANFSNVLRGSFHACFLGYSLGEKWQGQGLMFEALQSLIRYMQRQQKMHRIMANYMPHNQRSGALLHRLGFEREGYAKDYLLIDGKWQDHILTALTYQDWTASR
- the mdtH gene encoding multidrug efflux MFS transporter MdtH, whose product is MSLVSQARSLGKYFLLLDNALVILGFFLVFPLISIRFVDQLGWAAMAVGLALGVRQLTQQGLGIFGGAIADRFGAKPMIVTGMLLRASGFATMAMADAPWILVCSCILSGLGGTLFDPPRTALVIKLTRPHERSRFYSLLMMQDSAGAVIGALIGSWLLQYDFHYVCWAGAAVFVLAALCNAWLLPAYRISTMRTPMREGMMRVLRDRRFVAYVLTLTGYYMLTVQVMLMLPIAVNDIAGSPSAVKWMYAIEAVLSLTLLYPIARWSEKRFRLEQRLMFGLLIMTFSLLPVGMVTSINPLLMLIGFFYIGSIIAEPARETLGASLADARARGSYMGFSRLGLALGGVIGYTGGGWMYDTGRALELPQLPWFLLAIVGLITLTGLYWQFNLRRIEPAMLSGN
- the grxB gene encoding glutaredoxin 2 encodes the protein MKLYIYEHCPYCVKARMIFGLKNIPIEIKALANDDEKTPISMVGKKVVPILQKKDGSFMPESMDIVHFIDKSDGKPLLTGATNPKIAAWLRQVSEYTSRLLLPRFVQAPLEEFATPEAKKYFTEKKQASIGDFKEHLQHSEGLVKKISHDLRALDELIQEPNAVNGELSEDDFSLWPLLRSLSIVKGVVLPSRVQAYRDNMAKQTQVNLLTSLAI
- a CDS encoding lipoprotein, which translates into the protein MRKLFLGAAALLFAGLLAGCNQLTQYTLSEQQVNEYLQKHNDFQKQLGVPGLVDAKITLTNLNSQIGRAEPGKVTLTGNASVDVTSLFGPQKADMTLTLKAQPSFDKAQGAIYLKDMEVVDYTIQPEKMQSVMKGLMPYLNQSLKSYFDQKPAYVLNGDKSKGEAMAKKLAKGIEVKPGELVIPFTD
- a CDS encoding TorD/DmsD family molecular chaperone, which encodes MNEFSIVCRVLGSLFNRSPQDPVLAPLFDLIQKGKLQEHWPLEQDALLARLHESADPQALAAEYDHLFVGENRAVSPYRSDYVDGATEQDVRAFLQQRGMPLGENPADSFGSMLLAASWLEDQSAEDEVGAQTALFDDYLFPWCGKFLGKVEAHATSGFYRTLSEISREALQAMRDELEELAASDIENEDDDEQ
- a CDS encoding phosphatase translates to MPYPVDLHMHTVASTHAYSTLHDYIDEATEKGIKLFAITDHGPDMADAPHYWHFMNMHVWPRLVNGVGILRGIESNIKNIEGDIDCTGPMLTAIDVIIAGFHEPVMPPSDKETHTAAMIAAMAGGEVHIISHPGNPRYPVDIPAIAAAAAKYNVALELNNSSFTHSRAGSEPNCRAIAQAVKEAGGWLALGSDSHIAYSLGGFEQCERILREVDFPEDRILNVSPRRFLDFLEARGRQPIAELKDL
- the ghrA gene encoding glyoxylate/hydroxypyruvate reductase GhrA, yielding MNIIFYHPTFDSKQWIDGISNRLPQAKVRAWHRGDDQPADYALVWQPPHEMLAPRTQLKGIFALGAGVDAILMQEQRNPGTLPAGVPLLRLEDTGMSLQMQEYTLAAVLRYFRRMDEYQLFQQQKQWRPLAPHEHQNFTIGILGAGVLGQSVAEKLVEMNFQVRSWSRSPKNIVGVQSFAGDDQLDEFTTGCKLLINLLPNTPQTVGILNKNLFATLRPQAYLINIARGMHLVEGDLLRALDAGQIAAATLDVFVEEPLPGMHPFWSHPRVSITPHIAANTLPEQAMDNIVANILALEEGRTPTGLVDLQRGY
- a CDS encoding peptide MFS transporter; amino-acid sequence: MSQFEHAASPQQPHRSKIPAGSGALFFIQTFATLGFAVLYSTLVLYATKRLGFSEGNANAIMGVFGAFNYGLHMFGGYLGGRYLSNRNLFVLGMVLQVFGCGLIAMEGVEGLYWGLAMFLTGSGLNVTCLNMMLTQRFAPEDDRRESAFLWNYAGMNLGFFIGFAVAGYYQLTENYKSLFLFATLGNVLAIIVTLYYWRILADISTPLREASRSVFMRRMVIGLAVLVVLVPIIRVLLTHAEFSSYFVVVLGIIIFAAMALLTFRHREHDERRRMKAYLILALGSLVFWTLYQLAPMGLMLFSENNINLNVYGFQVAPQWIQDINTVVIVVGGPLMALWFKKLRQRGWNLDIPLQFSASLFCIGLGMLVLPWGISLAGGDGLVAFKWIVISYVLQSIGELLISPIGYAMIGKLAPARYQGVMMGCWMMVTGVASVLASYVSGLMPENTGSTAALTNPGYSSVFSVLGWGSVATGVVLIVLIPLLRRLIQRVPA